The Streptomyces sp. NBC_00162 genome window below encodes:
- a CDS encoding SWIM zinc finger family protein, producing MITARDDRRRTFETVPAGAQAVSWWGRAWVSALEEVSRDPARLARGRMYAAEGHVDAVTITPGRIVAYVRGSRARPYRTELVLPAFADAEWDELLEAVAADPAALAALLEREVPQSLAGTVLPGAGELLPRCSCPDVARPPCKHAAALCYRAARLLDEDPFVLLLLRGRGERELLDELTRRNAAHAAREQPDKAPDFPGVPARAALARTVLPPLPAPLPAPAAVGLPPAYPADPAAPDPLALDQLASDAAVRALAVLTTAEDPIAGLSLWQDAVRLASAHPTAGLTGAARTLYRDLARATGRTTTDLARAAAAWRQGGRPALAALEEPWDPPAGPFDRARPALLAAAQVSFRPDRNRLTSGTSQLRLGRDGLWYAYESRPDDTDWWPTGSPSPDPVTALTRRGQSPAHGGDGRFSASLREPNC from the coding sequence ATGATCACCGCGCGCGACGACCGCCGACGCACCTTCGAGACCGTGCCCGCCGGGGCGCAGGCGGTGAGCTGGTGGGGCCGGGCCTGGGTATCGGCGCTGGAGGAGGTCTCCCGCGACCCGGCCCGGCTGGCCCGGGGCCGTATGTACGCCGCCGAAGGCCACGTCGACGCGGTCACCATCACGCCGGGCCGGATCGTGGCGTACGTACGGGGCAGCCGGGCGCGCCCGTACCGCACCGAGCTGGTCCTGCCCGCCTTCGCGGACGCGGAGTGGGACGAACTGCTGGAGGCGGTCGCGGCCGATCCCGCGGCGCTCGCCGCCCTGCTGGAGCGGGAGGTCCCGCAGTCGCTCGCGGGGACGGTCCTGCCCGGCGCGGGCGAGCTCCTTCCCCGCTGCTCCTGCCCGGACGTCGCGCGTCCGCCGTGCAAGCACGCGGCGGCACTCTGCTACCGGGCGGCCCGGCTGCTCGACGAGGACCCCTTCGTCCTGCTGCTCCTGCGCGGCCGCGGCGAGCGGGAGCTCCTCGACGAGCTGACCCGGCGCAACGCGGCCCACGCCGCGCGTGAACAGCCCGACAAGGCACCCGACTTCCCCGGTGTCCCGGCCCGCGCAGCCCTCGCCCGCACCGTTCTGCCGCCGCTGCCGGCGCCGCTTCCCGCACCCGCGGCCGTGGGTCTGCCGCCCGCGTACCCGGCCGATCCGGCGGCCCCGGACCCGCTGGCCCTGGACCAGCTCGCCTCCGACGCCGCCGTCCGCGCCCTGGCCGTGCTCACCACCGCCGAGGACCCGATCGCCGGTCTCAGCCTCTGGCAGGACGCCGTCCGGCTGGCCTCCGCGCACCCCACGGCCGGGCTCACCGGCGCCGCCCGCACCCTCTACCGGGACCTGGCCCGCGCGACCGGCCGCACCACCACCGACCTCGCCCGGGCCGCCGCGGCCTGGCGGCAGGGCGGCCGCCCCGCCCTCGCCGCCCTCGAAGAGCCCTGGGACCCGCCGGCCGGCCCCTTCGACCGCGCCCGCCCGGCGCTCCTCGCCGCCGCCCAGGTTTCCTTCCGCCCCGACCGCAACCGCCTCACGTCCGGCACCAGCCAGCTCCGCCTCGGCCGCGACGGCCTCTGGTACGCCTACGAGTCCCGCCCGGACGACACCGACTGGTGGCCCACGGGCAGCCCCTCCCCGGACCCGGTCACGGCGCTCACGCGGCGTGGCCAGAGCCCCGCCCACGGCGGCGACGGAAGGTTCAGCGCGTCACTTCGCGAGCCCAACTGCTGA
- a CDS encoding 2-oxo-4-hydroxy-4-carboxy-5-ureidoimidazoline decarboxylase produces the protein MTDRPLLLLDVDGPLNPFRSRFAGLRGYRSHRMRPDVWLAYRDPESRRARRGARVRLHPSHGGRLLALPFELTWATAWTHQANTMIAPHIGLPGDLPVIEWPELFADDPDGLSWKTRPLVDWAAGRPFAWVDDMINPRDRAWVAAHHPSPALLLRIHPRHGLRDRDFTTLSSWAREVTR, from the coding sequence ATGACTGATCGCCCGCTGCTCCTCCTCGACGTGGACGGCCCTCTCAACCCCTTCCGGTCCCGCTTCGCGGGCCTGCGCGGGTACCGGAGCCACCGGATGCGTCCGGACGTCTGGCTCGCCTACCGCGACCCGGAGTCCCGCCGCGCCCGGCGCGGCGCGCGGGTCCGCCTCCACCCCTCCCACGGTGGGCGGTTGCTGGCCCTGCCCTTCGAACTCACGTGGGCCACCGCCTGGACGCACCAGGCCAACACGATGATCGCCCCGCACATCGGACTTCCCGGTGATCTCCCTGTCATCGAGTGGCCGGAACTTTTCGCCGACGACCCGGACGGCCTGTCGTGGAAGACCCGCCCCCTCGTCGACTGGGCGGCGGGCCGCCCCTTCGCCTGGGTCGACGACATGATCAACCCCCGCGACCGCGCGTGGGTGGCCGCCCATCACCCGTCCCCGGCACTCCTCCTGCGCATCCACCCCCGCCACGGCCTCCGCGACCGCGACTTCACCACCCTCAGCAGTTGGGCTCGCGAAGTGACGCGCTGA
- a CDS encoding chaplin, which yields MVAGGGLAVAGAGGLAYADADAAGRTERSPGLLSGNLAQLPVHVPVNVCGNTVSVVGVLNSAAGNRCVNKDHPEPRPSHPSKQGAGNGGGAVADGRGKDSPGVLSGNGLQLPVDLPLNLSGNAVSVVGVGNSSTGNTSVNGEVPSGGKPVQPPAVQPPAVQPPAAERPVTPPAPPRHTEALAHTGADAVGYLLPGGGALLLGGVLLYRRFGLAR from the coding sequence GTGGTTGCGGGAGGTGGGCTGGCGGTCGCGGGTGCGGGCGGACTCGCCTACGCCGACGCGGACGCGGCTGGGCGGACCGAGCGCTCGCCGGGGCTGCTCTCCGGGAACCTGGCGCAGCTGCCGGTGCACGTTCCGGTGAACGTGTGCGGGAACACCGTGAGCGTGGTCGGTGTGCTCAACTCGGCCGCCGGGAACCGCTGTGTCAACAAGGACCATCCGGAGCCGAGGCCCTCGCACCCGTCGAAACAGGGCGCGGGCAACGGCGGCGGAGCCGTCGCCGATGGGCGCGGAAAGGATTCGCCGGGAGTGTTGTCCGGCAACGGACTCCAGCTCCCGGTCGACCTGCCCCTGAACCTCAGCGGCAACGCGGTGAGCGTCGTCGGCGTCGGCAACAGCTCCACCGGCAACACCTCCGTCAACGGCGAGGTGCCCAGCGGCGGCAAGCCCGTCCAGCCGCCCGCCGTCCAGCCGCCCGCCGTCCAGCCGCCCGCCGCCGAGCGGCCGGTGACCCCGCCCGCGCCGCCGCGGCACACCGAGGCTCTGGCCCACACCGGCGCCGACGCCGTGGGCTACCTGCTGCCGGGCGGCGGAGCGCTCCTCCTCGGCGGGGTGCTCCTCTACCGCCGCTTCGGACTCGCCCGCTAG
- a CDS encoding DUF2293 domain-containing protein, translated as MSLVVFESGKQIHCAECRRGPLRHLVREAGVPRCLDCADLGHLVYLPRGDAALTRRSREASSLSAVVVRFNRRRRRYERQGLLVEDAALARAERACLADAEARARRRERDRLRRAAEDTRFTAAFAAEIVRLFPGCPADRAVAIATHASVRGSGRVGRSAAGRALDELAVSYAVRAAVRHTDTEYDALLMAGIPRFAARARLAARIDAILDGWRPVPPALT; from the coding sequence ATGAGCCTGGTGGTGTTCGAGTCCGGGAAGCAGATCCACTGCGCGGAGTGCCGGCGGGGCCCGCTCCGGCACCTCGTGCGCGAGGCGGGCGTGCCGCGCTGCCTGGACTGCGCCGATCTCGGGCACCTGGTCTACCTCCCGCGCGGGGACGCGGCGCTCACCCGCCGCTCTCGCGAGGCGAGTTCGCTCTCCGCCGTGGTCGTCCGCTTCAACAGGCGCCGCCGCCGCTACGAGCGCCAGGGACTCCTCGTCGAGGACGCCGCCCTGGCCCGCGCCGAGCGTGCCTGTCTGGCGGACGCCGAGGCGCGGGCCAGGCGCCGGGAGCGCGACCGGCTGCGTCGTGCCGCCGAGGACACCCGGTTCACGGCGGCCTTCGCCGCCGAGATAGTCCGGCTGTTCCCCGGCTGCCCGGCCGACCGGGCCGTGGCCATCGCCACGCACGCCTCGGTGCGCGGCAGCGGCCGGGTGGGCCGCAGTGCGGCCGGCCGGGCCCTGGACGAACTCGCGGTCTCGTACGCGGTTCGCGCGGCCGTACGGCACACCGACACCGAGTACGACGCCCTGCTGATGGCGGGAATCCCGCGCTTCGCGGCCCGGGCCCGGCTGGCCGCACGGATCGACGCCATCCTGGACGGCTGGCGCCCCGTACCGCCCGCCCTGACCTAG
- a CDS encoding cupin domain-containing protein has protein sequence MGGQQVTARPARARIPAAPAGREIVIPPGGCTGWHYHRVRLNAVVLAGTLTRVLHDRTVEVHRAGTTFVEPAGIGHIHLGHNLGSDPVVLHVTPALPPGTPFAIPTPSPPGVTPAVCREHAA, from the coding sequence ATGGGCGGGCAGCAGGTGACGGCACGGCCGGCAAGGGCACGCATCCCCGCGGCCCCGGCGGGCCGGGAGATCGTCATACCTCCGGGCGGTTGCACCGGCTGGCACTACCACCGGGTGCGGCTGAACGCCGTCGTCCTCGCCGGAACCCTGACCCGGGTCCTGCACGACCGCACCGTCGAGGTGCACCGGGCAGGGACCACCTTCGTGGAGCCCGCGGGCATCGGGCACATCCACCTGGGCCACAACCTCGGCAGCGACCCGGTCGTGCTACACGTGACCCCGGCGCTCCCCCCGGGAACCCCCTTCGCGATACCCACCCCCAGCCCGCCCGGTGTCACACCGGCCGTCTGCCGGGAGCACGCCGCGTGA
- a CDS encoding WGR domain-containing protein, whose protein sequence is MARETTYLELSQDDGAAHKFYEVTVDGTAVSVRYGRIGADGQLQSSSFPTADKARAAAAKKIGEKIRKGYAPAVRGQRAARSVTRRQVTSAPSTARAVAPVLWRFRTGSSAFGIHVDEDRCWVGNQAGDVYTLSHGGEVLARYSLPDGVKCLVADEFWIYAGCDDGTVYDLSSKVPFGAYDIAADVDIFWLDIREGVLNVSDRNGGLTVIDHEDEFQWSRRSDGSNAWMVRADADAVYHGHSKGVTAYAPDGGRELWHTDTNGSVLFGWQEDHAVYAGTGRNTVQRLSKATGVVEASYRCDAAVYSCATSPDGRHVFAGDLASSVYCFDADGRRLWKLGTGSGAALSMQYRDGRLYLVTTDGSLVCVDASEQAIAAAQQGSVPAPVDVKSAAAMPVYTPAVSAAAVATVSVAAAPAGGVVVECVQQGGRMRVQVVSGGFEPSWNVQFPRGIREPGARYVVDGLHAASSGFYRVRGEIRRLV, encoded by the coding sequence ATGGCTCGGGAGACGACGTATCTGGAGCTGTCCCAGGACGACGGCGCTGCGCACAAGTTCTACGAGGTGACGGTGGACGGCACGGCCGTCTCCGTGCGGTACGGGCGCATCGGCGCGGACGGCCAGCTGCAGAGTTCCTCGTTCCCGACGGCGGACAAGGCACGGGCGGCGGCCGCGAAGAAGATCGGGGAGAAGATCCGCAAGGGGTACGCCCCGGCCGTGCGCGGGCAGCGCGCCGCACGGTCGGTGACCCGCCGCCAGGTCACGTCGGCGCCGTCGACGGCGCGGGCCGTGGCTCCGGTGCTGTGGCGGTTCCGCACGGGCTCCTCGGCCTTCGGGATCCATGTGGACGAGGACCGCTGCTGGGTCGGCAACCAGGCGGGTGACGTCTACACCCTGAGCCACGGCGGGGAGGTGCTGGCCCGGTACTCCCTGCCGGACGGGGTGAAGTGCCTGGTGGCGGACGAATTCTGGATATACGCGGGCTGTGATGACGGCACGGTGTACGACCTGTCGTCGAAGGTGCCGTTCGGGGCCTACGACATAGCCGCCGATGTGGACATCTTCTGGCTCGACATCCGGGAGGGCGTGCTGAACGTGTCCGACCGCAACGGCGGGCTGACGGTCATCGACCACGAGGACGAGTTCCAGTGGTCGCGGCGCTCGGACGGCTCCAACGCCTGGATGGTCCGTGCGGACGCGGACGCGGTCTACCACGGGCACAGCAAGGGGGTCACCGCGTACGCGCCGGACGGGGGACGGGAGTTGTGGCACACCGACACGAACGGCTCGGTGCTGTTCGGCTGGCAGGAGGACCACGCGGTGTACGCGGGCACCGGGCGCAACACCGTGCAGCGGCTGTCCAAGGCGACGGGCGTGGTGGAGGCCTCCTACCGGTGTGACGCGGCGGTGTACTCGTGCGCGACCTCCCCGGACGGCAGGCACGTCTTCGCCGGCGACCTCGCCTCCTCGGTGTACTGCTTCGACGCCGACGGGCGGCGGCTGTGGAAGCTGGGCACGGGCAGCGGGGCCGCGCTGTCGATGCAGTACCGGGACGGGCGGCTGTATCTGGTGACCACGGACGGCTCGCTGGTCTGCGTGGACGCGAGCGAGCAGGCGATAGCCGCGGCACAGCAGGGCTCGGTGCCGGCGCCGGTGGACGTGAAGTCGGCGGCGGCCATGCCGGTGTACACCCCGGCCGTGTCGGCGGCGGCGGTGGCCACCGTCTCGGTGGCGGCGGCTCCGGCGGGCGGTGTGGTGGTGGAGTGCGTCCAGCAGGGCGGCCGGATGCGGGTGCAGGTGGTCTCGGGCGGCTTCGAGCCCTCCTGGAACGTGCAGTTCCCGCGCGGGATACGGGAGCCCGGCGCCCGGTACGTGGTGGACGGACTGCACGCGGCCTCGAGCGGCTTCTACCGGGTGCGCGGGGAGATACGCCGACTGGTGTGA
- a CDS encoding uridine kinase encodes MQLEAITWQRMAERLAGHLDDPGTAPEQGSWQRVGIDGAPAAETGVLAGNLADALRLRGRPVLVVAAEGFLRPASLRFEFGRQDVDSYLGGWYDTAALWREVFGPTDPGGTGRVLPDLWDPVSDRATRSPYAELPPGGVLIVHGPLLLGHWFPFDLSVHIRLSPGALARRTEESARWTLPAFARYEAETDPASAADAMVRADDPRHPAWTGIRAR; translated from the coding sequence GTGCAGCTGGAAGCGATCACATGGCAGCGAATGGCCGAGCGGCTCGCCGGTCACCTCGACGACCCCGGCACCGCCCCCGAACAGGGCAGTTGGCAGCGGGTGGGCATCGACGGAGCACCGGCCGCCGAGACCGGCGTGCTCGCGGGGAACCTCGCCGACGCCCTGCGCCTGCGCGGACGCCCGGTCCTGGTGGTAGCGGCCGAGGGCTTCCTGCGCCCGGCCTCCCTCCGCTTCGAGTTCGGCCGCCAGGACGTGGACTCGTACCTCGGCGGCTGGTACGACACGGCCGCGCTCTGGCGGGAGGTGTTCGGCCCGACCGATCCGGGCGGCACCGGGCGGGTGCTGCCCGACCTCTGGGACCCGGTGAGCGACCGGGCGACCCGCAGCCCGTACGCCGAACTCCCGCCCGGCGGCGTGCTGATCGTGCACGGCCCGCTGCTGCTGGGCCACTGGTTCCCCTTCGACCTGAGCGTCCACATCCGGCTCTCCCCTGGAGCGCTCGCCCGCCGCACCGAGGAGTCCGCGCGCTGGACGCTGCCGGCCTTCGCGCGCTACGAGGCCGAAACGGACCCGGCGTCGGCCGCCGACGCGATGGTCCGCGCCGACGACCCCCGCCATCCCGCCTGGACGGGCATCCGCGCGCGATAG
- a CDS encoding carbohydrate kinase family protein translates to MTRTEPARPGALLVVGDVVTDVVAVHPEPLAPATDTAARIRTLPGGAGANAACWAARTGAAEVRLLARVGTESAPWHERALLDAGVRPRLVIDREEPTGTVVALVGKDAERTFLTDSGAALRLCPADWKPSLLDGVAHLHLSGYLFFADSSRELALVALRAARVRGVPVSVDPASAGFLAELGPQRFLDAVAGADVLLPNEDEARLLAGLPEPAGVARAAAQLSRRIPLVVVTRGAAGALVAERGRITAEVTAEPAEAVDSTGAGDAFTGGFLAARLAGADPAEAARAGCRAAALAVTRLGGRP, encoded by the coding sequence ATGACCCGTACGGAACCGGCCCGTCCGGGGGCGCTGCTGGTCGTCGGGGACGTGGTCACCGATGTGGTGGCGGTGCATCCGGAGCCGCTTGCTCCGGCCACCGACACGGCCGCCCGGATCCGGACCCTGCCGGGCGGCGCCGGGGCCAACGCGGCCTGCTGGGCGGCCCGTACCGGGGCCGCGGAGGTACGGCTGCTCGCGCGGGTGGGTACCGAGTCGGCGCCGTGGCACGAGCGGGCGCTGCTGGACGCGGGGGTGCGGCCGCGGCTGGTGATCGACCGGGAGGAGCCGACCGGGACGGTGGTCGCGCTGGTCGGCAAGGACGCGGAGCGGACCTTCCTGACCGACAGCGGGGCGGCGCTGCGGCTGTGCCCCGCCGACTGGAAGCCGTCCCTGCTGGACGGGGTGGCCCATCTTCACCTGTCCGGGTACCTGTTCTTCGCCGACAGCAGCCGGGAGCTGGCCCTGGTCGCGCTGCGGGCGGCCCGGGTCCGGGGGGTGCCGGTGAGCGTGGACCCCGCCTCGGCCGGGTTCCTGGCCGAGCTGGGCCCGCAGCGGTTCCTCGATGCCGTGGCGGGGGCCGACGTACTGCTGCCCAACGAGGACGAGGCCCGGCTGCTGGCCGGGCTGCCGGAGCCGGCCGGGGTGGCCCGGGCGGCGGCGCAGCTGAGCCGCCGGATCCCGCTGGTGGTGGTGACCCGGGGCGCGGCCGGGGCGCTGGTGGCCGAGCGGGGCCGGATCACCGCCGAGGTCACGGCGGAGCCGGCCGAGGCGGTGGACTCCACGGGTGCGGGGGACGCCTTCACCGGCGGCTTCCTCGCGGCCCGGCTGGCGGGCGCGGACCCAGCCGAGGCCGCCCGCGCGGGCTGCCGTGCCGCGGCCCTGGCGGTGACCCGGCTGGGCGGCCGGCCTTGA
- a CDS encoding pseudouridine-5'-phosphate glycosidase, whose translation MSGGPVLSEEVREALARHRPVVALESTIIAHGLPRPRNLAVGLELEELVRSEGAVPATIAVIDGVAYAGLDKAQLERIAGGDGVRKLGHRDLAPALAAGATGATTVSGTAFLAARAGLRVFATGGLGGVHREWAQSQDESADLSLLARTRITVVCAGVKSILDVPATLQRLETLGVGVLGYRTRRFPGFYLADSGEPVDWTVEGPEEVAAVMAAQDALGGPGSALLVANPVAEAEQLDPRLHDRVLAEALTECRERGITGQAVTPFLLGFLVRATGGASLEANLAAVRGNVRLGAGIAGAWAARA comes from the coding sequence ATGTCCGGCGGGCCCGTCCTGTCGGAAGAGGTACGCGAGGCGCTCGCCCGGCACAGGCCGGTCGTGGCGCTGGAGTCGACGATCATCGCGCACGGGCTGCCGCGGCCCCGCAATCTGGCGGTGGGTCTCGAACTGGAGGAGCTGGTCCGCTCGGAAGGCGCGGTTCCGGCGACGATCGCGGTCATCGACGGGGTGGCGTACGCGGGCCTGGACAAGGCTCAGCTGGAGCGGATCGCGGGCGGCGACGGCGTACGCAAGCTCGGTCACCGGGATCTGGCGCCCGCGCTGGCGGCGGGGGCCACGGGGGCCACGACGGTGTCCGGCACGGCCTTCCTGGCCGCCCGGGCGGGCCTGCGGGTCTTCGCCACGGGCGGGCTGGGCGGCGTACACCGCGAATGGGCGCAGTCGCAGGACGAGTCGGCGGATCTGTCGCTGCTGGCGCGGACGCGGATCACGGTGGTGTGCGCGGGGGTGAAGTCGATCCTGGACGTGCCGGCCACGCTGCAGCGGCTGGAGACGCTGGGGGTGGGCGTGCTCGGATACCGGACGCGGCGGTTCCCCGGCTTCTACCTGGCCGATTCCGGCGAGCCGGTGGACTGGACGGTGGAGGGGCCGGAGGAGGTCGCGGCGGTGATGGCCGCTCAGGACGCCCTGGGCGGCCCGGGGTCGGCCCTGCTGGTGGCCAATCCGGTGGCGGAGGCGGAGCAGCTGGATCCGCGGCTGCACGACCGGGTGCTGGCCGAGGCGCTCACCGAGTGCCGGGAGCGGGGGATCACGGGGCAGGCGGTGACACCGTTCCTGCTGGGGTTCCTGGTGCGGGCGACGGGCGGGGCCTCTCTGGAGGCGAACCTGGCGGCGGTACGGGGCAACGTGCGGCTCGGGGCCGGGATCGCGGGGGCCTGGGCGGCGCGGGCATGA
- a CDS encoding class I SAM-dependent methyltransferase, protein MDPRAFYDELAGRYDLLYADWGASIARQGRSLETLLTAALGPGPHAVLDSACGIGTQALGLAAMGHRVTGADLSPVSVARAAREAARRGLTLPVLAADMRALPFADASFDAVVCADNALPHLLTAQDVHTALAETLRVLRPGGLLLLSTRPYAELLRTRPRSEAPHVREGAEGRTITFQLWHWHADGERYDLELFQLLPAGDTWTTRTSSATYWALPEERTAEFAREAGFHDTVWHAPADSGFHQPVLGARRPAP, encoded by the coding sequence ATGGACCCGCGCGCCTTCTACGACGAGCTGGCCGGCCGCTACGACCTCCTGTACGCGGACTGGGGCGCGAGCATCGCCCGCCAGGGCCGGTCCCTCGAGACCCTGCTCACCGCCGCGCTCGGCCCGGGTCCGCACGCGGTCCTGGACAGCGCCTGCGGCATCGGCACCCAGGCACTGGGCCTGGCGGCAATGGGCCACCGGGTCACCGGGGCCGACCTGAGCCCCGTCTCCGTCGCCCGCGCAGCCCGCGAGGCCGCCCGCCGCGGGCTCACCCTGCCGGTCCTGGCCGCCGACATGCGGGCCCTGCCCTTCGCGGACGCCTCCTTCGACGCCGTGGTCTGCGCCGACAACGCCCTTCCGCACCTGCTGACGGCCCAGGACGTGCACACCGCCCTGGCCGAAACCCTGCGGGTGCTGCGCCCCGGCGGACTGCTGCTGCTCTCCACCCGCCCGTACGCGGAACTGCTCCGCACCCGGCCACGGAGTGAGGCCCCGCACGTGCGCGAGGGGGCCGAGGGGCGGACCATCACCTTCCAGCTGTGGCACTGGCACGCCGACGGAGAACGGTACGACCTCGAGCTCTTCCAGCTGCTGCCGGCCGGGGACACCTGGACCACGCGGACGTCGAGCGCCACCTACTGGGCGCTGCCGGAGGAGCGGACCGCGGAATTCGCCCGGGAGGCCGGTTTCCACGACACGGTCTGGCACGCTCCGGCGGACAGCGGATTCCACCAGCCGGTCCTCGGCGCGCGGCGGCCCGCGCCCTGA
- a CDS encoding cupin domain-containing protein, with product MSTSDHSADVPAPVSFAVSVADVPDAELEAEDLDPEQIVSGEPVVSGKVLWESPDGRQVRGIWQITPGVVTDTEADELFVVVSGRATIEVEGGGTLEVGPGSACVLREGDKTTWTVHETLRKAYHISY from the coding sequence ATGAGCACCAGTGATCACAGCGCCGACGTCCCCGCCCCCGTCTCCTTCGCCGTCTCCGTCGCGGACGTGCCGGACGCCGAACTGGAGGCCGAGGACCTCGACCCCGAGCAGATCGTCTCCGGCGAGCCGGTCGTGAGCGGCAAGGTGCTCTGGGAGTCGCCGGACGGCAGGCAGGTGCGCGGGATCTGGCAGATCACCCCGGGTGTGGTCACCGACACCGAGGCCGACGAACTCTTCGTCGTGGTCAGCGGCCGGGCCACCATCGAGGTCGAGGGCGGCGGGACCCTGGAGGTGGGCCCCGGCTCCGCCTGCGTGCTCCGGGAGGGCGACAAGACGACCTGGACCGTTCACGAGACGCTCCGCAAGGCCTACCACATCAGCTACTGA
- a CDS encoding MFS transporter, translating to MTASPGTDRPTAPGGLPDVARLRRRTTGVLIASQMLGGLGVPISIALAPVLATEVSGTEAMAGLASTAAVIGTALVSLPLAALMTARGRRPGLVLAYLIGATGAGLVVLAAAIKSFPLLMLGMAAFGAASSANLQARFAAADLAAPDRRARSIALVVWASTIGAVLGPNLSAPASRSFAGTSIPETAGPFVWAAAVFLLTGTLIGILLRPDPLLTARALAAPGEQTREGRSLRAGFAAVKASPRDRLALVTVAVSHTTMVSIMVMTPMDLGHHGAGLELVGLVISGHIAGMFAFSPLMGWLADRLGRLSVIGLAAGLLSVAALLAGTAGPHHGQSAAGLFLLGLGWSAGMVSGSALLTDSVPQPARAAVQGLSDLTMNTAAGVGGAAAGLVMAQASYGWLNAIGACLLLPMAALALFTARRHPASAKGDVSS from the coding sequence ATGACCGCCTCCCCCGGCACTGACCGGCCGACGGCGCCGGGCGGCCTCCCGGATGTGGCCCGGCTGCGGCGGCGTACGACCGGGGTGCTCATCGCGAGCCAGATGCTCGGCGGGCTCGGCGTGCCCATCAGCATCGCCCTGGCACCCGTACTCGCCACCGAGGTCAGCGGCACCGAGGCCATGGCCGGCCTCGCCTCCACCGCCGCGGTGATCGGCACCGCCCTGGTCTCGCTGCCGCTCGCCGCCCTGATGACCGCGCGCGGCCGCCGCCCCGGGCTGGTCCTGGCCTACCTGATCGGTGCCACCGGCGCGGGCCTCGTCGTCCTCGCCGCCGCGATCAAGAGCTTCCCGCTGCTGATGCTCGGCATGGCCGCCTTCGGCGCGGCCTCCTCGGCCAACCTCCAGGCCCGGTTCGCCGCCGCCGACCTCGCCGCCCCGGACCGGCGGGCCCGCTCGATCGCCCTCGTCGTGTGGGCGTCCACCATCGGCGCGGTCCTCGGGCCCAACCTGTCCGCCCCCGCCAGCCGCAGCTTCGCCGGGACCTCCATACCCGAGACGGCGGGCCCCTTCGTGTGGGCCGCCGCCGTCTTCCTCCTCACCGGCACGCTGATCGGGATACTCCTGCGCCCGGACCCGCTGCTGACGGCCCGTGCGCTGGCCGCGCCCGGGGAGCAGACCCGCGAGGGCCGCTCGCTGCGCGCCGGATTCGCCGCCGTCAAGGCCTCCCCGCGGGACCGGCTCGCGCTGGTCACCGTCGCCGTGTCCCACACCACCATGGTCTCGATCATGGTGATGACCCCGATGGACCTGGGCCACCACGGCGCGGGGCTGGAGCTCGTCGGCCTGGTGATCAGCGGTCACATCGCCGGTATGTTCGCCTTCTCGCCCCTGATGGGCTGGCTCGCGGACCGCCTCGGCCGGCTGTCCGTGATCGGCCTGGCGGCCGGGCTGCTGTCGGTCGCCGCCCTGCTCGCCGGCACGGCGGGACCGCACCACGGCCAGAGCGCGGCGGGCCTGTTCCTGCTCGGCCTCGGCTGGTCCGCCGGGATGGTCTCCGGCTCGGCGCTGCTGACCGACTCGGTGCCGCAGCCCGCGCGGGCCGCCGTACAGGGGCTGAGCGACCTGACGATGAACACGGCCGCGGGCGTGGGCGGCGCGGCCGCCGGCCTGGTCATGGCCCAGGCGAGCTACGGCTGGCTGAACGCCATCGGCGCCTGCCTGCTGCTGCCGATGGCGGCGCTGGCGCTGTTCACCGCGCGCCGCCACCCCGCGTCCGCGAAGGGCGACGTCAGTAGCTGA
- a CDS encoding methylated-DNA--[protein]-cysteine S-methyltransferase: protein MDSTERPRGPHLEWTVVASEIGPLLLAATPEGLVRVEFHAGPDRVDAMIGPLVSRLGADAWRPAPGEEVLLAEPIRQLAAYFSGSLRRFELPLDWRLSSGFNRQVLQELDRSVPYGAVVGYGELAARVGQPGAAQAVGNAMGSNPLPLVVACHRVVENDGGIGGFGGGVETKRLLLALEGVLPQPLF, encoded by the coding sequence GTGGACAGCACCGAGCGGCCCCGCGGGCCGCACCTCGAATGGACCGTCGTCGCGAGCGAGATCGGCCCCCTGCTCCTGGCCGCGACCCCGGAGGGTCTGGTCCGGGTCGAGTTCCATGCCGGGCCAGACCGGGTCGACGCGATGATCGGCCCGCTCGTCTCCCGGCTCGGCGCCGACGCCTGGCGGCCCGCGCCGGGCGAGGAAGTGCTGCTGGCCGAGCCGATACGTCAGCTGGCCGCGTACTTCTCCGGTTCGCTGCGCCGCTTCGAGCTGCCGCTGGACTGGCGCCTCAGCTCCGGCTTCAACCGGCAGGTGCTCCAGGAACTGGACCGTTCCGTGCCGTACGGAGCGGTCGTCGGGTACGGGGAGCTGGCCGCCCGCGTCGGCCAGCCGGGGGCCGCCCAGGCCGTGGGCAACGCCATGGGGTCGAACCCGCTGCCGCTGGTGGTGGCCTGCCACCGGGTCGTGGAGAACGACGGGGGCATCGGCGGATTCGGCGGCGGGGTCGAGACCAAGCGGCTGCTGCTCGCACTGGAAGGCGTCCTTCCGCAGCCGTTGTTCTGA